From a region of the Pleuronectes platessa chromosome 22, fPlePla1.1, whole genome shotgun sequence genome:
- the asb15b gene encoding ankyrin repeat and SOCS box protein 15b, protein MDDLEREGINEELIQFAIQESVEDAFRLPCSVQTHRKEPNSDDFVKIMAAIYKGDVCALQELSGCVSAFRVSDSRARLPLHVAAVQPQPEILQAVLQVLVTSTELTLEQQTQDGDTALTLAVEAGLVDNVRMLLQHGASPHSTNSRNESPLLIAVRERSYDMALSLIMGGAYVEQVCLTRCTAIHEAAKVGCPAIVALLLRHGAKVTGRDGHGVTPLGVAAEYGNTEALDLLIQNGGDVNAQASNGDTVLYDASGSGNLDCIKLLLQHGANPNVASYACQLPIHRAAYEGHTLALRTLIPITTKRAIRLSGQSPVHSAADGGQVECLELLIQRGYDVSALLHTHISENYGDLRKTPLYFAVSNGDMTCAEMLLAAGARTDLDPLQCILVAVRAERYELVRLLLSHGAEVNCYFRVISNTVFPTALQYCLRDRVMLQLLLNSGYHADKCFQCCHAQGEEMDSTWIDLHNQVYQIYSQPVVVPFCEFVSVSWLTHLAGSVVRMLLDYVDYVRICPDLRRILERRPEWEEISDILSKPRSLQHLCRLVIRRHMSLRALNDPKAMAAAPFPPRLKSYLTYREYDLYADFSST, encoded by the exons ATGGATGACTTGGAGCGAGAAGGTATAAATGAGGAGCTGATTCAGTTTGCCATTCAAGAGAGCGTTGAAGATGCCTTCAGGCTGCCATGTTCAGTCCAAACACACAG GAAAGAACCAAACAGTGACGACTTTGTGAAGATAATGGCGGCCATTTATAAAG GTgatgtgtgtgcactgcaggagctgTCAGGCTGCGTGTCGGCCTTCAGAGTGAGCGACAGCAGGGCCCGGCTGCCTCTGCACGTAGCAGCTGTGCAGCCGCAGCCGGAGATCCTGCAAGCGGTGCTGCAGG TGCTGGTGACGTCCACAGAGCTGACCCTGGAGCAGCAGACGCAGGACGGGGACACGGCTCTGACTCTGGCGGTGGAGGCCGGCCTGGTGGACAACGTCCggatgctgctgcagcacgGAGCCTCACCACACAGCACCAACAGCAGGAACGAGTCTCCTCTGCTCATtg CCGTGAGAGAAAGGTCCTATGACATGGCTCTATCCCTCATCATGGGAGGGGCCTATGTGGAGCAGGTGTGTCTCACCAGGTGCACGGCCATCCATGAAGCTGCTAAG gTGGGTTGTCCAGCCATCGTGGCGCTGCTGCTTCGACACGGAGCCAAAGTGACGGGTCGAGACGGACACGGGGTGACACCTCTGGGGGTTGCGGCTGAATACGGCAACACTGAAGCGTTGGACTTGCTCATACAGAACG GTGGCGACGTGAACGCCCAGGCCAGCAACGGAGACACGGTCCTGTATGACGCGTCGGGATCTGGAAACCTGGACTGCATcaagctgctcctgcagcaCGGAGCCAACCCAAACGTGGCCAGCTATGCCTGCCAGCTGCCCATCCACAGAGCCGCATACGAAGGACACACACT AGCCCTGAGGACTCTCATCCCCATCACCACAAAGCGAGCGATCCGTCTCTCAGGCCAGAGCCCCGTCCACTCAGCAGCTGACGGGGGACAGGTTGAGTGTCTGGAGCTGCTCATACAGAGAGGATATGATGTCAGCGCCCTGCTGCACACGCACATCTctg AGAACTACGGGGACCTCAGGAAGACGCCTCTGTACTTCGCCGTGTCCAACGGGGACATGACCTGTGCCGAGATGCTGCTGGCGGCTGGAGCGAGAACCGACCTGGACCCGCTGCAATGCATCCTGGTCGCTGTACGAGCCGAGAG GTACGAGCTGGTGCGGCTGCTGCTGTCCCACGGAGCCGAGGTGAACTGTTACTTCAGGGTGATCAGTAACACAGTGTTTCCCACAGCCCTGCAGTACTGCCTCAGGGACCGGgtcatgctgcagctgctgctcaacaGCGGATACCACGCTGACAA GTGTTTCCAGTGTTGCCATGCCCAGGGTGAAGAAATGGACAGTACCTGGATTGACCTCCATAACCAAGTCTACCAAATTTACAGTCAACCTGTTGTGGTCCCA TTCTGTGAGTTTGTGTCGGTGTCGTGGCTCACCCACCTGGCGGGCAGCGTGGTGAGGATGCTCCTGGACTACGTCGACTACGTCAGGATCTGTCCCGACCTCAGACGCATCCTGGAGAGGAGGCCGGAGTGGGAGGAGATCTCTG
- the si:dkey-14d8.1 gene encoding zinc finger protein 135: MEKRSDTAGAGGALPLTSLRLMASPLQLTYSYLWQVIRQRNVKQYGKVEEFVTMVTQTVPELMGFKQTAQLILGLRARIILDLLHQEGPPDTRAIQVLINKLKVSSSGKETEVEKCQTNFLVLVQSLLKSPAERKRFFQEVFPVQYGTKFDTALQALTAGLVCKLEQLLPVPNLTQLGTMISSDPSILEACGGIIPDTKDLKTLLLHQQAKGLLSVKATISSSVGDCVLSSLAFRPKPVEPPPPPTPPPPPPAESPKPLQVILMDTSPASLSDTEDLGVMSEDPESPGTPAARPQLRGRRSEITTRGSAAKESVTKAAQRENLAQEKISTQEETPTTEQSTAEDGAAAASERPEPQQLPLKTIPFKVVPIKTPSSAQNTGSAAARDGPKPQTHRVTLHQWVSQIATNSLSLPALPPLPPASLGGGYGIRPRKKQIRPSSDRFTCAVCDKSFPYQSKLMDHERIHTGEKPFLCTACHKSFRTQAFLNNHLKTHSTARPYACGQCGKCYTKLQSLTKHILAHNGQKPFYCNICNKGFTQSTYFKRHMECHTSQVTFPCKHCNKNFPTSFKLTNHERWHTRDRPHMCERCGKRFLVPSLLKRHMGYHIGDRQYLCSQCGKTFVYLSDLKRHQQDHVPKAKIPCPICQKKFSSKYCLRVHMRIHTRERPYRCSICDKSFTQVGNLKVHIRLHSNERPFSCDVCGKTYKLASHLNVHKRTHTCKKPWTCDTCGKGFSVPGLLKKHEQLHTREANPDFAGKRRHRAKHKKHSLKRKYDEEDEASDDY, encoded by the exons ATGGAGAAACGCTCCGATACAGCAG GGGCTGGAGGTGCCCTGCCCCTCACCTCCCTCCGCCTGATGGCCTCCCCCCTGCAGCTGACCTACTCGTACCTGTGGCAGGTGATCCGCCAGCGGAACGTGAAGCAGTACGGCAAGGTGGAGGAGTTTGTGACCATGGTGACGCAGACGGTCCCCGAGCTGATGGGCTTCAAGCAGACCGCCCAGCTCATCCTGGGGTTGAGAGCGAGG ATCATTTTGGACTTGCTTCACCAAGAGGGTCCGCCGGATACCCGAGCCATTCAAGTTCTTATCAACAAGCTGAAGGTCTCTTCTTCGGGG AAGGAGACCGAAGTGGAGAAATGTCAAACCAACTTCCTGGTGCTGGTCCAGAGTCTGCTGAAAAGCCCTGCTGAAAGGAAGCGCTTCTTTCAG GAAGTGTTTCCTGTTCAGTACGGCACAAAGTTTGACACGGCGCTGCAGGCTCTGACCGCAGGCCTGGTGTGCAAGCTGGAGCAGCTCCTCCCTGTTCCCAATCTGACCCAG CTCGGCACCATGATCTCATCTGATCCCAGCATCCTGGAGGCGTGTGGAGGAATCATCCCCGACACCAAGGACCTGAAGACGCTCCTCCTACACCAGCAGGCCAAAGGACTCCTCAGTGTTAAAG CTACCATCTCTTCATCAGTGGGCGACTGCGTGCTCTCCTCACTCGCCTTTCGGCCCAAACCAGTGGAGCCACCGCCACCGCcaacaccacctccacctccaccagcagAATCACCGAAACCATTACAGGTCATCCTCATGGACACAAGCCCAGCCTCCCTCAGTGACACCGAAGACCTGGGAGTGATGTCAGAGGACCCGGAGAGCCCAGGAACCCCCGCTGCTAGACCCCAGCTAAGAGGGCGACGCAGTGAGATCACCACCAGGGGCAGCGCTGCGAAGGAAAGTGTCACAAAAGCAGCTCAGAGGGAGAATCTGGCGCAGGAGAAGATTTCCACACAGGAAGAGACTCCCACGACCGAACAGAGCACAGCAGAggacggagcagcagcagcatcagagaGACCAGAGCCACAACAGCTGCCGTTGAAAACGATCCCTTTCAAGGTAGTTCCGATTAAAACCCCCTCCTCAGCACAGAACACAGGCAGTGCAGCAGCGAGAGATGGCCCGAAGCCCCAGACTCACAGAGTCACGCTGCATCAGTGGGTGTCGCAGATCGCCACTAACTCGCTCTCGCTTCCAGCGCTGCCTCCGCTTCCTCCAGCCAGTCTGGGTGGAGGATACGGCATACGACCGAGGAAAAAGCAGATCAGGCCGTCGTCTGACAGATTTACTTGCGCCGTGTGCGACAAGAGCTTCCCTTACCAGTCCAAGCTGATGGACCACGAGCGCATTCATACTGGAGAGAAGCCCTTCCTGTGCACGGCGTGCCACAAGAGCTTCCGAACACAGGCGTTCCTCAACAACCACCTGAAGACCCACAGCACGGCGCGGCCCTACGCCTGCGGCCAGTGTGGCAAGTGCTACACGAAGCTGCAGAGCCTGACGAAGCACATCCTGGCCCACAACGGACAAAAGCCCTTCTACTGCAACATCTGCAACAAGGGCTTCACGCAGTCCACCTACTTCAAAAGACACATGGAGTGCCACACCAGCCAGGTGACGTTCCCCTGCAAGCACTGCAACAAGAACTTCCCGACGTCCTTCAAGCTGACGAACCACGAGCGCTGGCACACCAGAGACCGCCCGCACATGTGCGAGCGCTGCGGCAAGAGGTTCCTGGTTCCCAGCTTGCTGAAGAGGCACATGGGCTACCACATCGGCGACCGCCAGTACCTCTGCTCCCAGTGCGGCAAGACCTTCGTCTATTTGTCCGACCTGAAGAggcaccagcaggaccacgtGCCCAAGGCCAAGATCCCGTGCCCGATCTGCCAAAAGAAGTTCTCCAGCAAGTACTGCCTGAGGGTGCACATGAGGATCCACACCAGAGAGAGGCCCTACCGCTGCTCCATATGCGACAAGAGCTTCACCCAGGTGGGGAACCTGAAGGTTCACATCCGCCTGCACAGCAACGAGCGACCCTTCAGCTGCGACGTGTGCGGGAAGACCTACAAGCTGGCGTCCCACCTGAACGTCCACAAAAGGACTCACACGTGCAAGAAGCCCTGGACGTGCGACACGTGCGGGAAGGGATTCTCCGTCCCCGGCCTCCTGAAGAAGCACGAGCAGCTGCACACGAGGGAGGCCAACCCGGACTTCGCCGGCAAGCGGAGGCACCGGGCCAAGCACAAGAAGCACTCCCTGAAGAGGAAGTacgacgaggaggacgaggccaGTGATGATTATTAA
- the LOC128429092 gene encoding uncharacterized protein LOC128429092, which yields MRKKILKAPCLLLSLFTSLNLCSGKFGTPITDDVSKLALLKQNIPSDYEIPVSYIPKEVAGTCWVVLNIYPLEQSLRKLAGMFGAISSNKENIIVFIAMLKSFRFTFDHEELETTMQVFQCHYREGSLMSGLYFDYIKDILQAAAQGTSGFSCKPPPPCLNPQHPPGGKEDARKYGWSKRTPVLLALIPFIACVVLIVWQVNSRRRLPMCNTENNPTPSSDTVPSVSVSIPLQTLTHAADTQPAGEAMPEHESG from the exons ATGAGGAAGAAA ATCTTGAAAGCACCTTGTCTCCTCTTGAGTCTGTTCACCagtttgaatctctgctctGGAAAATTCGGGACGCCGATAACCGATGATGTGAGCAAGCTGGCGTTACTG AAGCAGAATATCCCGTCCGATTATGAAATTCCTGTTAGTTACATTCCCAAGGAAGTG GCTGGCACGTGCTGGGTGGTGTTAAACATCTATCCTCTAGAGCAAAGTCTTCGGAAGCTGGCCGGCATGTTCGGGGCCATCTCCTCCAACAAGGAAAACATCATCGTCTTCATCGCCATGCTGAAGAGTTTCCGCTTCACCTTCGACCACGAGGAGCTG GAAACCACCATGCAGGTCTTCCAGTGTCACTACAGGGAAGGGAGCTTGATGTCTGGGCTTTACTTCGACTACATCAAAGACATTTTACAGGCCGCGGCTCAGGGGACGTCCGGCTTCTCGTGCAAGCCGCCGCCACCGTGCCTCAATCCACAGCACCCACCAG GGGGGAAGGAAGACGCACGTAAATACGGCTGGTCCAAGAGAACGCCCGTGCTCCTGGCTCTCATCCCCTTCATAGCCTGCGTGGTTCTCATAGTGTGGCAG gTCAACTCTCGAAGGCGCTTACCGATGTGCAACACCGAAAACAACCCGACGCCATCTTCTGACACGGTCCccagtgtgtctgtctccatccCCCTTCAAACACTCACCCACGCGGCCGACACTCAGCCAGCGGGGGAGGCGATGCCCGAGCATGAGAGTGGATGA